One genomic window of Campylobacter fetus subsp. fetus includes the following:
- a CDS encoding hydrogenase maturation nickel metallochaperone HypA, whose translation MHELAIVQDLFKLCETNAMKNNAQKIMKVEIQVGRLSGVEPHYLESAFDAFKVNTICSSAKLIINTQDVVVRCLECGFESILLDNNFVCSKCGSNNLEVISGEDMYLMRLEME comes from the coding sequence ATGCATGAGTTAGCTATAGTTCAAGATTTATTTAAGCTTTGTGAGACAAATGCTATGAAAAACAATGCGCAAAAAATCATGAAAGTAGAGATCCAAGTAGGCAGGTTAAGCGGTGTCGAACCTCACTATTTAGAGAGTGCATTTGACGCTTTTAAAGTTAATACTATTTGCAGCTCGGCAAAACTTATTATAAATACGCAAGATGTGGTTGTAAGATGTTTGGAGTGCGGTTTTGAGAGTATTTTGCTGGATAATAATTTTGTATGTTCAAAATGCGGCTCAAACAATCTTGAAGTTATATCTGGAGAAGATATGTATCTTATGCGTCTTGAAATGGAGTAG
- the hypE gene encoding hydrogenase expression/formation protein HypE yields the protein MDKIMLSHGGGGEEMNELINGLIFKIFNNDILKDSNDSAILNLNNKVAFSTDSFVVTPIKFKGGDIGKIAVCGTVNDLAMVGASAKYLSCSLILEEGFGLDELKDILNSIKKTADEAGVSIVCGDTKVVPKGSCDKIFINTTGIGEIITDQIEVKNLEVCAKILLSGDIGRHGAVILASREELALTSELESDCKVLKSVVLELLNSGIKPFCMRDATRGGLSAVLNEWANFKNYEIKIYEEKIALSDEVVGICELLGFEAYELANEGTFVLAVDPKDEQKALEVLRKYDKNANIIGEVVSDKRAGVLLENSYGGNRYLEPPKGELLPRIC from the coding sequence ATGGATAAGATAATGTTAAGTCATGGTGGCGGCGGAGAAGAGATGAATGAGCTTATAAACGGGCTTATTTTCAAAATTTTTAATAATGATATTTTAAAAGACAGCAATGATAGTGCTATTTTAAATTTAAATAATAAAGTGGCTTTTAGCACGGATAGTTTTGTGGTAACTCCTATAAAATTTAAAGGTGGAGATATCGGTAAAATAGCAGTTTGCGGCACAGTAAATGACTTAGCTATGGTAGGTGCTAGCGCAAAATACCTAAGCTGTTCTCTTATACTTGAAGAGGGATTTGGCTTGGATGAGTTAAAAGATATCTTGAACTCTATAAAGAAAACTGCCGATGAAGCGGGCGTGAGCATAGTGTGCGGCGATACAAAAGTAGTTCCTAAAGGGAGTTGTGATAAGATATTTATAAATACGACGGGGATCGGCGAAATTATAACAGATCAAATAGAAGTAAAAAATTTAGAGGTTTGCGCTAAGATACTTTTAAGCGGAGACATAGGAAGACATGGGGCGGTTATACTAGCTAGCAGAGAGGAGTTAGCTCTTACAAGCGAGTTAGAAAGCGATTGCAAAGTACTAAAAAGTGTTGTTTTAGAGCTTTTAAACTCAGGCATAAAACCTTTTTGTATGCGCGACGCGACAAGAGGAGGATTGTCGGCTGTTTTAAACGAATGGGCTAATTTTAAAAATTATGAAATTAAAATTTATGAAGAAAAAATAGCTTTAAGCGATGAAGTCGTCGGTATTTGTGAGTTACTGGGATTTGAAGCGTATGAGCTAGCAAATGAAGGAACATTCGTTTTGGCAGTAGATCCTAAAGATGAGCAAAAAGCCTTAGAGGTATTAAGAAAATATGATAAAAATGCAAACATCATAGGTGAAGTTGTAAGTGATAAAAGAGCTGGAGTTTTGCTAGAAAATAGTTATGGCGGAAATAGATATTTAGAGCCCCCAAAAGGCGAATTGTTACCTAGAATTTGTTAA
- the hypD gene encoding hydrogenase formation protein HypD, producing MDLINDFRDKDKILAISKLIQKQSKKPFNIMEICGGHTHSIMKFAIPQLVGEHINFVHGPGCPVCVMPKSRIDEAIKLASMNGVIFCTLADMLRVPGSKSSLLKLRGEGHDIRALYSPLDAIKIAQENTDKNVIFFAIGFETTTPMSAVLVEKAINLNLQNIFFHINHVTVPTPVRAIMSDENVKIDAFLGPSHVSIITGSAIYESLANEFKTPIAVSGFEPLDIMDSILNLVKQQNAGTYEVYNQYARVVSKDGNLKAKELINRYFEPCDFEWRGLGNINKSGMKLKDEFSNLDARVVFDCSVDSAGENRACICGEILRGRAKPYDCKVFGKVCNPQNPIGSCMVSGEGACAAYYKYAKRA from the coding sequence ATGGATTTAATAAACGATTTTAGAGATAAAGATAAAATTTTAGCTATTAGCAAACTTATACAAAAACAGAGTAAAAAACCATTTAATATAATGGAAATTTGCGGTGGTCATACTCATAGCATAATGAAATTCGCAATTCCTCAGTTAGTAGGAGAGCATATAAATTTTGTTCATGGTCCAGGCTGTCCCGTGTGCGTAATGCCTAAAAGTAGGATAGATGAAGCTATAAAATTAGCTAGTATGAATGGCGTGATATTCTGCACTTTAGCAGATATGTTAAGAGTTCCGGGAAGTAAAAGTTCGCTTTTAAAACTAAGAGGTGAAGGACACGATATAAGAGCGTTGTATTCTCCGCTTGATGCTATTAAAATAGCTCAGGAAAATACTGATAAAAACGTTATATTTTTTGCTATCGGATTTGAAACAACCACTCCTATGAGCGCTGTTTTAGTGGAAAAAGCTATAAATTTAAATTTGCAAAATATATTTTTTCATATAAATCACGTAACTGTTCCTACTCCAGTAAGAGCCATAATGAGCGATGAAAATGTAAAAATAGACGCATTTTTAGGACCAAGCCATGTAAGCATTATAACAGGAAGCGCTATTTATGAGAGTTTAGCTAATGAGTTTAAAACGCCTATCGCTGTTAGCGGATTTGAGCCGCTTGATATTATGGATAGTATATTAAATTTGGTAAAACAACAAAATGCAGGCACGTATGAAGTATATAATCAATATGCAAGAGTTGTTAGCAAAGATGGAAATTTAAAAGCTAAAGAGTTGATAAATAGATATTTTGAGCCATGTGATTTTGAGTGGAGAGGACTCGGCAATATAAATAAAAGCGGAATGAAACTTAAAGATGAGTTTTCAAATTTAGATGCTAGAGTTGTTTTTGATTGCAGTGTTGATAGTGCGGGTGAAAATAGAGCCTGTATATGCGGCGAGATACTTAGAGGGCGAGCTAAACCTTATGATTGCAAAGTTTTTGGTAAAGTTTGCAATCCTCAAAATCCAATAGGTAGCTGTATGGTTAGTGGCGAAGGAGCATGCGCAGCATACTATAAATATGCTAAAAGGGCTTGA
- a CDS encoding HypC/HybG/HupF family hydrogenase formation chaperone: MCLSIPSKVVQIDENNFAIVETLGVKRGVSLDLINEPVNIGDYVLIHVGFAMEKIDTKYALESLKIYEDIVRQMKDEEIDLYEGDMGLQSRA; the protein is encoded by the coding sequence ATGTGTCTAAGCATACCTTCAAAAGTAGTGCAAATCGATGAAAATAATTTTGCCATAGTAGAGACTCTTGGAGTTAAGCGCGGTGTTAGTTTGGATCTTATAAACGAACCTGTAAATATAGGGGATTATGTTCTTATACATGTAGGATTTGCTATGGAAAAGATAGATACCAAATATGCGCTTGAGAGTTTAAAAATATATGAAGATATCGTGCGTCAGATGAAAGATGAAGAAATAGACCTTTATGAGGGCGATATGGGATTGCAAAGTAGGGCTTAA
- the hypB gene encoding hydrogenase nickel incorporation protein HypB, whose product MCKDCGCSMGNHAHSHEHTHNGLTHTHSHEHIGEHTHDHHAHPALNEKKTVEVIEKILKENDHEAEHNRSHLDEHGILCINLMSSPGAGKTTLLEATIKNGDFKIGVVEGDLETNQDANRILKAGAKAHQITTGQTCHLDAFMVHEGLHHLPLSELDLVFIENVGNLVCPASYDVGAHINTVLLSVPEGGDKVTKYPVMFRAADVLIITKIGLLEHFDFDIGEVKKDARKLNPKVDIIEVDSRTGAGIEQWINYIKMKKEFR is encoded by the coding sequence ATGTGTAAAGATTGCGGTTGTAGTATGGGAAACCATGCTCATTCACACGAACATACTCATAATGGTCTCACTCATACTCATTCACATGAGCATATAGGTGAACATACTCATGATCACCACGCCCATCCAGCTTTAAATGAGAAAAAAACAGTTGAAGTTATAGAAAAAATTTTAAAAGAAAATGATCACGAAGCAGAGCATAATAGATCTCACCTTGATGAACATGGAATACTTTGTATAAATTTAATGAGTAGTCCAGGAGCAGGAAAAACAACTCTTCTAGAGGCAACTATAAAAAACGGTGATTTTAAAATCGGTGTTGTTGAGGGTGATCTAGAAACTAATCAAGACGCCAATAGAATACTAAAAGCTGGAGCAAAAGCTCATCAGATAACAACCGGTCAGACTTGTCATTTGGATGCTTTTATGGTTCATGAAGGTCTTCATCATCTACCTTTAAGCGAGCTTGATCTTGTATTTATAGAAAATGTTGGAAATTTAGTTTGTCCGGCTAGTTATGATGTCGGAGCTCATATAAATACAGTTTTATTAAGTGTTCCTGAAGGCGGCGATAAAGTAACAAAATATCCGGTGATGTTTAGAGCCGCAGATGTTCTTATAATAACAAAAATAGGGCTTTTAGAACATTTTGACTTTGATATCGGTGAGGTAAAAAAAGATGCTAGAAAGCTAAATCCAAAAGTTGATATCATAGAAGTAGATAGCAGAACAGGCGCTGGAATTGAGCAATGGATAAATTATATTAAGATGAAAAAGGAATTTAGATAA
- the nikR gene encoding nickel-responsive transcriptional regulator NikR has product MEQEDKIIRFSVSLPEHLLDELDDMIKDRNYASRSEFTRDLIREKIVKYSWLNDNEDLVGVLTIIYDHHQGELMGRKMAIEHDSMVNIVCTNHIHMDHHNCLETMVLKGIARDIEEFSNNISGLKGVKFAKLVKAAVPKY; this is encoded by the coding sequence ATGGAACAAGAAGATAAAATAATTAGGTTTAGCGTGTCTCTACCCGAGCATCTGTTAGATGAACTAGATGATATGATCAAAGATCGCAACTATGCTAGTAGGAGCGAATTCACAAGAGATTTGATCAGAGAGAAAATCGTTAAGTATAGTTGGCTTAATGATAATGAGGATTTAGTAGGTGTTCTTACCATCATTTATGATCATCATCAAGGAGAACTTATGGGTAGAAAAATGGCTATAGAACATGATTCTATGGTAAATATAGTCTGCACTAATCATATCCATATGGACCATCATAACTGCCTTGAAACTATGGTTTTAAAAGGTATTGCTAGAGATATTGAAGAGTTTAGTAATAATATCTCAGGACTAAAAGGCGTAAAATTCGCAAAACTTGTTAAAGCAGCGGTACCTAAATATTAA